Proteins encoded in a region of the Geoanaerobacter pelophilus genome:
- a CDS encoding 1,4-dihydroxy-6-naphthoate synthase has product MAMSQAKDATFDAAKPSLTLGFSTCPNDTFIFNALVNGLIPAPFRFSERLEDVETLNRLVLSGALDVSKVSYHLFGHVRDQYCLLRSGGALGRGCGPLLVASEKLQLARLRELPIAVPGEYTTACLLLRMFDPLLTRLKFMPFHEIMPSVIAGEVAAGVIIHESRFTYQESGLVKLLDLGEWWEETTGFPIPLGGIVARRSLGREAIALLDRALADSVAHAFANPGAAMAYIRSHAQEMSDEVCAAHISLYVNDFSVDMGAEGQKAVACLIERAEQAGVIPRSSNGIFVD; this is encoded by the coding sequence ATGGCGATGTCTCAAGCAAAAGATGCCACGTTTGACGCAGCCAAGCCAAGTCTCACCCTTGGGTTTTCTACCTGCCCGAATGATACCTTTATCTTTAATGCCCTGGTAAATGGCTTGATTCCGGCGCCCTTCCGCTTCTCGGAGAGGTTGGAGGACGTAGAAACCCTCAACCGTCTGGTACTGTCCGGGGCGCTGGATGTGAGCAAGGTGTCATACCACCTCTTCGGCCATGTTCGCGACCAGTACTGCCTGCTCCGCTCCGGTGGGGCCCTCGGCAGGGGGTGCGGCCCGCTGCTGGTTGCTTCTGAAAAACTCCAGTTAGCGCGGCTTCGCGAGCTTCCGATTGCGGTGCCAGGCGAGTATACTACCGCCTGCCTGCTACTCAGGATGTTTGATCCACTGCTCACCCGGCTGAAGTTCATGCCGTTTCACGAGATCATGCCTAGCGTGATTGCCGGAGAGGTGGCTGCCGGGGTAATCATTCACGAGTCGCGCTTTACCTACCAGGAGTCGGGTCTGGTGAAGCTGCTGGACCTCGGTGAGTGGTGGGAGGAAACCACTGGTTTCCCTATCCCGCTTGGCGGGATCGTTGCCAGGCGCTCGCTGGGGCGAGAGGCAATAGCGCTCCTTGACCGCGCTCTGGCGGACAGTGTGGCTCATGCCTTTGCCAACCCGGGTGCGGCGATGGCATATATCCGCAGCCATGCCCAGGAAATGAGCGACGAAGTTTGTGCCGCCCATATCTCGCTGTACGTAAACGATTTCTCCGTTGATATGGGAGCTGAAGGGCAAAAGGCGGTAGCGTGCCTGATCGAACGTGCTGAACAGGCAGGGGTGATCCCCCGGAGCAGTAATGGGATTTTTGTTGACTGA
- the mqnB gene encoding futalosine hydrolase: MLKPILVIASVVQEVSLLIRNMSCERVTDRGFPEVYTCRAGQRPIVIATSGIGKANAASITASLIMQWQPELVINTGCAGAYPEAGLKIGDLALAVSEIFGDEGVMTPSGWQGLEHIGIPMLEIKGERYFNEIPLSFSVAEKAGQLAVALDLPLRRGRFLTVSTCSGTEQRGRELCDRYSAPLCENMEGAAVALVALQHGVDCLEVRGVSNLVEDRDLSRWDIPFAVEQSQRFILKFLEGY, translated from the coding sequence ATGTTGAAGCCGATTCTGGTGATTGCCTCCGTAGTGCAGGAAGTTTCCCTCCTGATACGCAACATGAGCTGCGAGCGCGTTACGGATCGCGGCTTCCCAGAGGTCTATACCTGCCGTGCCGGGCAACGGCCTATCGTCATTGCAACCTCCGGGATCGGCAAGGCGAACGCCGCAAGCATCACTGCTTCGTTAATTATGCAGTGGCAGCCTGAGTTGGTAATAAATACCGGCTGTGCCGGAGCCTACCCGGAAGCCGGGCTCAAGATCGGCGATCTCGCCCTTGCTGTCAGCGAGATCTTTGGGGATGAAGGGGTCATGACCCCTTCAGGCTGGCAGGGGCTGGAACACATCGGTATTCCGATGCTTGAGATAAAGGGAGAGCGATACTTCAATGAAATACCACTCTCTTTTTCCGTGGCGGAAAAGGCCGGGCAGCTTGCCGTAGCGCTTGATCTGCCCCTGCGCCGGGGGCGGTTCCTGACGGTTTCGACCTGTAGCGGCACGGAACAACGGGGGCGAGAGCTTTGTGACCGTTACAGCGCGCCGTTATGCGAAAACATGGAAGGCGCCGCGGTTGCTTTGGTTGCTTTGCAGCATGGGGTTGACTGCCTTGAGGTAAGAGGAGTAAGCAACCTGGTGGAGGATCGCGATCTCTCCCGCTGGGACATCCCCTTTGCCGTGGAACAGTCCCAGCGCTTTATTCTCAAATTTCTCGAAGGTTACTAA
- the gspC gene encoding type II secretion system protein GspC: MEKWITPVNSLLAILIITALAMISADLVTRRIARIAPASSGPTAKTSQQAPVAKLNEDITSFAPILEQGLFGTATRGKLSTITIAAANQKPGAPPLNQGDMLLLGSALGSFRETFALIQKTGTREERVFRLGDRVFDAGQLVSVQKEYAEVLISGKRIKILSPTAPGAGPAGPGANPVPQQGGLATQIGSGSYVIDQRALNAALDNIGQAMTDARMLPSTKDGKVEGFRVSEVKPTGIFATIGIKNGDVLLRINDFPIDSPEKAIQSFASLKGQSRIKLDMIRDGQPSSFNYDIR; this comes from the coding sequence ATGGAGAAATGGATAACGCCGGTTAACAGCCTCCTGGCGATTCTTATCATAACCGCTCTGGCAATGATTTCTGCCGATCTGGTTACCCGTCGAATTGCACGCATTGCCCCGGCATCCTCCGGCCCCACCGCAAAGACCTCCCAGCAAGCTCCGGTCGCCAAGCTGAACGAAGATATCACCTCGTTTGCACCGATACTCGAACAAGGGCTATTCGGCACCGCAACCCGCGGCAAACTCAGTACCATCACCATTGCTGCTGCCAACCAGAAGCCTGGGGCCCCGCCCCTGAACCAGGGGGACATGCTCCTGCTCGGCAGCGCCCTCGGCTCTTTTCGCGAAACCTTTGCCCTGATCCAAAAGACCGGGACCAGGGAGGAGCGGGTTTTCAGGCTCGGCGACCGGGTATTCGATGCCGGCCAACTGGTTTCCGTACAAAAGGAATACGCTGAAGTCCTGATCAGCGGCAAGCGGATCAAGATCTTGTCCCCTACTGCTCCGGGAGCAGGGCCAGCCGGACCGGGCGCAAATCCGGTGCCCCAACAGGGCGGCCTTGCCACCCAGATTGGTAGTGGCAGTTACGTTATCGACCAGCGCGCCCTGAACGCCGCCCTGGACAACATCGGCCAGGCCATGACCGATGCCAGGATGCTGCCGAGCACCAAAGATGGCAAAGTGGAAGGTTTCCGGGTTTCCGAGGTCAAGCCGACCGGCATCTTTGCCACCATCGGCATCAAGAACGGCGACGTGCTCCTGCGCATCAACGACTTTCCGATCGATTCGCCGGAAAAAGCGATTCAATCATTCGCCTCTCTCAAGGGCCAAAGCAGAATCAAGCTGGACATGATCCGCGACGGCCAGCCGTCTTCATTCAATTACGATATTCGCTAG